The DNA sequence TATAGGGTCCAGCGATGAGCCGGAGACTCATTTAGGGGTGTACGCTACCTTCACCTACgcagctgggatgggctccaacactgaaagggataaagcggtcaagaaaaaaagaggaagaaaagttaAAGTAAAACACCCTTTATGTTGTCTGCTGTCAGCTTTTTGCcccaacaaaatgaaaaacaacaataaataaaagtgttatTGAAAGTGTTTCATCAAGTTTCAGTCTGCTTATCTTCTAGAGTTTCCGTTTCAACACAGTAGATTCCGAATCCTTTTAAGGGTTCAACATTCACAAATTGTGACTTTTACAGTATGTAAATATTAAGATTGAACCGTGCAAgacttctccttctctgcagcagcgaGACAGACTGACCGCCTGGCCCATTTCTCTCTTTCAGCACCTTTGGTGTGAGTGTTGAAAGTCCAGGAATGCAGCACTTCCATGCATCGGTGCTTGGTCAGCACTCCTTCAGTGGGAGTTACTGTATCAGTGCGGCATGGCACTGAAGATCATCCTGGTGTTTCTTATCTTCTGCTCAGGGTAGTTTACTAGTCAGTCTGACTCCGGCCTAAGGCCACTCCTAAGCCCACTTAGTTTTTAGTTTTGAATTAAATTGCGCAGcagttgtttcattttctttgttttttaaacatgcACCTATGTAACATTTAACCTGCTCATAGTGAAAAACGGCCAATTCTAAGACTACAGCATGAGTCTGCCTCAGAGTCAAACAATTAACTTGGGGTTTTGGCTGAAATGGTCCTGAGAAACCTGCATTTGCTTAAAATAATCTGTTGTAGATCTCCGCCAGGTGCGTTATGTAAAGCATAAAAGGAGTAGGCCTCCATTAGAAGCTCTCTGAGAGCTGCACCCACCTCGCCTCCCCTGGCTTGGCCAGATGTTATGCTCCGAGAACATTGATACTGGCCAAAGTCCAACACAGaaatatggacacacacacacccacacacaccctcacacacggGATTCCAGGCGATGGGGGATGTGTGATATGGAGAACAATGGTGTGTGTCAGACTCCCTTTGAGTTTGAAAATAGGAAAAACAAGTTTCAAGTTAGTTTTTGTGTCAATATGCTCGATAGATGTCACAGTgaatgcaaaaaaacaaaaaaagctgttATGAAAAGTCCAGTTGTTTAGGTAGTCAAAATCAATCATGGAATGACTTTCAGGGATTATGGTCCCAGTTTATTGAGTTTGCAGTGTTTCTTCTGGCTTAACACCATTTTAATGTAATGTTTATCAAAGGTATTTTTTAACAAAAGAGCGCAGATGAAAGCTACTGTTTGCAAAGAGATTTTTGTGAATGTTGACCTGGTGGAAGACTGTCAATAACTCCACACCTTTGCTGTTTGCATTTGGATACCAAATGACTATAGATACGATATGATGCATCGAAGTGTTCAAAAAAGGTCAAGCACAAATCGTGCATGGGAATGACACCAAATGAAAGTATGCTGGTGTTTCTATGGTTCCCAAGCCCCATTTTTAACATTGGTTATTCCTCCCCTCTCGGCTCTAATCAGTACAACGAAATGTTTAACCTCAGCCCACCAAAAGCCCCTCACCCTCTCAATAAACACATTCCATAGCAGTTTCCTCACAGgatgagaaagaaaggaagggaCCCTGGGTCAGTGGCTGTTCTGTAAAAGAAAActccctcccttttctccccacctctctgcTCTGAAACAGACCCGCCCCAGGTCCAGGACTATAACAGCAGCTCGCCTCCCTCCACCAACCTCTGCAGTCCTGCTTGAGTCGACAGCTGTACAGTGgtcatctctcctctcttctactGATAGACCAGAAATCCATCCAAGATGTTCTACAACAAGAGTGTCATCGGCGGGCCCACCATGGTCAGACAGAGCCACAGCTACAGAACCAGTAGCGCTCCCCACAAGGCTCACAGTGTGTCAGGAGCCAGCTTCAGATCTGGTCCCCGCATTTCCTCTACCAGCATGCGCACTGTGTCCTCTAGCTATGGAGGTGGCATGGGGGTCGGTGGTGGATTCGACCTGGCCGGCGCTCTGGACCAGAGCACCGTCCACCTGAACGAGAAGGCCACCATGCAGAACCTGAATGACCGACTGTCCAACTACCTGGACAAGGTTCGCTCTCTGGAGGCGGCCAACGCCAAGCTGGAGATCCAGATCAGGGAGTACTACGAGAATAAGGGTCCCGCTGCCGACAGAGACTACAGCCACTACTGGGCCATCATCAATGACCTGAAGGACAAGGTAGAGCGTGCAAACTGCAACACCAGATAGTCGCCTGTCTGCTCTTCTGTTAATGATTAGCAAGTGTGGGTTTAACCGTGCAGCGCATTGCTAACTGCCTTGATAGCGTATATTATTGTTGAATTGAAACAGTGGTGCAGAATCAAGCCCAGACCAGGACTTGATATGTTCATATAAAATTAACGCATTGAAACTTTGTTCTCTGAAGATTGGTGCTGCCACCTGTGGCAATGCAAACCTCCTGCTCCAGATTGACAACTCCAAACTGGCCGCTGACGACTTCAAGATCAAGTAAGCTGGAGTCTTTGTGTCCCTATGGCCCAATTTTAGGTCCTCAAAAACAATCATGACAGTCCAAAGATGAGGGATGTCTCATGTGAGCTTTTTCTGATCTCTAACCAGGTTTGACCACGAGCTGATGATGCGCCAGTCGGTGGAGGCGGACATCGCCAACCTGCGCCGCCTGTTGGACCAGACCACCCTCACAAAGAGTGACTTGGAGATGCAGATCGAAGGGCTGCAGGATGAGCTGGCCTACCTCAAGAAGAACCATGCAGAGGTGATTTAATCAGTGTTTGGTGTGGCAAGGAGCTTGTTTCCTCACGTAAAGCTGACTCGTCTCTCTCGCTCATGGTCGTTTAGGAGCTGATAGCGCTGCGCTCTCAGCTTACTGGCACTATCAACGTGGAGGTGGACGCCAAACCCCAGCAAGACCTCAACAGAGTCCTGGACGAGATCCGCTCCCAATACGAGAACATCTGCGACAAACACCGCCGTGAGCAGGAGGCCTGGTTTAATGAGCAGGTACACAAGCCCACATTAAATTACTGGAATTATATCTAGAGACTTTAATTAAACCTACATGAGCTCTTCTTTATAAATCTGACTTTTTATCCCACTGTAGTCGACAGTCTTGAGCAAAGAGGTGGCCATAAGCACAGAAACCCTCCAGACGTCCAAGACAGAGATCACTGACCTGCGGCGCACACTCCAGGGCCTGGAGATTGAACTCCAGTCTCAGCTCAGCATGGtgagaaacagaaaacatctgTCCACATCGCAGCATACTGCCTTATATGAACAAAATAGCTGTCTTGTCGGGGGGGAATGGAAAATTGGCAATAAGCAACGAGAAGAAGGGAGGATAAGAAAAGAGGATTTATTGAAAGAATGGTGGGAGGTAGAGAAAGATAAGCCTGGTGGGAGATGAGGTGAAGGGAGGGTTGGGCCCCTGCTGAACACTACCCACAGATATCTGGTCAAAGTCTACAGGACATAAAAGAGCTTAAAAGAAAGCCGAAAGGAATGTTGAACCGGCTGACCGAAACGGAGCCCTGCCACAGATTATCTCTGCCCAGCTGCAGCAAATCATTAAACTCCTTCATGAAGGGCGGACGGCTCCGTCGTAACAGTCGCGGGCAGCCAACAAACACATGCCCTTAAAACTCAGGCTTCAGAAAAGAATGTCAAATTCTCTTTTTGAGAATTTCTGCACACGTGCTAATAGATTTGCCTCCGTTTGTGTCCGATTCTGTCCTCCCATTCCATCTCTCACAGAAAGGGGCGCTGGAGAACACGTTAGCTGAAACGGATGCACGCTACAGCGCCATGCTCACCACCTTCCAGAGCACCATCAACATGCTGGAGACAGAAATCGGCAACGTGCGCGCCAGCATCGAGCAGCAGGGTCAGGACTACAAGATGCTGCTGGACATCAAGAgcaggctggagcaggagatcgcCACCTACAGGGGCCTTTTGGAGACAGAGGAGTCCAGGTACATAGAATGATTCATCTATTACGTTAATAAGAATATAATTAAGTCAATATTACAATTGAAATACTGCATAGCACCTTGTTCAtggcttcttttccttttcccccccttccctcatCTTAGAACCATCAGCACAGGTAAGAAAGATCCGATTTAATGACATCTTACGCAACAACAGTCGAGCATAGTTACAGTTTTGAGCCCTGCCAACTtctttttccattattttcaaCAGGGGGAATGAAGGC is a window from the Takifugu rubripes chromosome 17, fTakRub1.2, whole genome shotgun sequence genome containing:
- the LOC101069545 gene encoding keratin, type I cytoskeletal 13-like translates to MFYNKSVIGGPTMVRQSHSYRTSSAPHKAHSVSGASFRSGPRISSTSMRTVSSSYGGGMGVGGGFDLAGALDQSTVHLNEKATMQNLNDRLSNYLDKVRSLEAANAKLEIQIREYYENKGPAADRDYSHYWAIINDLKDKIGAATCGNANLLLQIDNSKLAADDFKIKFDHELMMRQSVEADIANLRRLLDQTTLTKSDLEMQIEGLQDELAYLKKNHAEELIALRSQLTGTINVEVDAKPQQDLNRVLDEIRSQYENICDKHRREQEAWFNEQSTVLSKEVAISTETLQTSKTEITDLRRTLQGLEIELQSQLSMKGALENTLAETDARYSAMLTTFQSTINMLETEIGNVRASIEQQGQDYKMLLDIKSRLEQEIATYRGLLETEESRTISTGGMKATITTTTVRTSS